The sequence GCAGCGCCGATCAGCGCGGTGTGCCGCGGCCGGAGATCGGGTGCGGGCGGAGGTTCGGGCACGTTCAGCAACTTGGTCAGGTGCTCCGTCGGCAGCCGATCACCAGGCGGCACATCGAATGTCAGCGCCGCGACCGGATCGATGACGCCGTAGCCGACCTTGTTGTCGAAACCGCGCGGCGGGTTGTGCGCGGTCTCGGTGATCCGCCGGATGATCTGATGTGACGACAGCTGTGGGTACTTCGCGCGGACCAGCGCGGCCACACCGGACGTGTAGGCGGTGGCGAAGCTGGTGCCCGACAAGGGCACCGCCCTGCCTGGCTCACGGCCGGGCAGCGCGTTGATCGGCGCCCCGTTGACGCTGGCGAGGCCCATCACGTCGAGGCCGGGCGCCGCGACGCCGACCCACGGACCGGCGATGCTCTGCGGCAGCGGCTGGCCGTCAGGCGACACCGCGCCGACCGTGAGGACGTAGTCGGAGTACCAGGCGGGCGTGACGATGGTGGACACGTCCTGCCAGTCGCGGGGGTCGTCGGCCCGCAGCGGGTTGAACAACGGATTTTGTCCGCACGCCGAACCCTCGCCCTCGTTGCCCGCGGCGGCCACGATGACGATGTCCTTCTCGACGGCCGCGTAGCGGATTGCGGCGCCGAGTGCGGCCTGATCGATGGGCTGTGCGGCGTTAATGCAGGCCGTCACCGAGATGTTAATGACTTTCACCCCGAGGTTGGCCAGGTGCACGACGGCACGGGCCAACGTGGCGATATCGCCTGCCTTGCGGCGGATCTCGTCGTTGTCGCCGGGCTGCGGCCGTGCCGGCCCGAACGCCGAAGAGGATTGCCGAACCGAGATCAGCGCGGCATCGGGCGCAACTCCGACGACGCCGTCGGGGCTGCCGGGTGGCGGGCCGGGCACCGGTGGCACTTCGGCTCCGCCCGGGCCGGCCGCGGGGGCGACCTCCTCCGGCGGCGGCGGCGGTTCGGCGGGCGGCGCCGGTGGTGCGGTCACCGTCACTGTGCTCGGTTTCGGCGGCGCAGGTGGGGGCGTTGTCGGGAACGGTGACGCCACCACCTCCGGTGGGGGCGGCGGCGGCCCGATGTTGGCAGGCATCGGCGGGGGTTTGGCCGCCGGGTCGGACGGTTGGGCCGCGATGATCGAGGCGACGACGGTGCCGTGCGAATCGCAGTCGAACAGGCCTCCGTTCTCGTCACCCATCACATAGTCGCCGCCGGCGAACAGGGCAGGCAGCCGCGGGTTCGGTGTCACGCCGGTGTCGATCATCCCGACGGTCACGCCCGCGCCGGTGGAGTACCTCCACGCCTTGGTGATGTCCAGCATCACGTTTCCCGGTGCCGCCGCAGTGACGTCGGGTGTCGCGACTGTCAGCGGATCGGCGCAGGTGTTCTGCTGCTTCATCTCCTGATCGGGCCCCGGTGTGTCGTCCGGCGGCAATGCGGCGGGGTCCACACCCGGCGGTTCGACGGCCACAGCCGCAGCTGGCATTACCAGGTTGGCGCCGACCAGCAGCACCGCCGCTGCCGTCGCAGAAGAGGTCCGCGCGCCTCGGGTGAGCCGGTGCATCAGTGGTAGCGGATGTATTGCAGGATGCCGAGCGCCCATGCGGCGAAGGGGATCACCAACGCCAACAGGATGTACTCGGTGTACTCGACGACCTTTCGGATCGGCGGGGAGAAGATCCGCGGCGGGACGACGGTGGCGGCCACCAGGGCGAGGGCCGCGATACCGAGTGCCGCACCCGCGGCGACGAGCGTCATGGTCGTGTCGTCCGCCGCGGCCTCGAGCCCGTATTTGGCGGCCGCACCGATCAGACCGGTGACGGCGACGCCGACCAGGATGATCGCGTGTCGCCGGTCACGAAATGCCCTGGCGCGCAGGATCAGAACGGCGGCGACGGCTCCGAGTACGACCAGCTGCGCCCATTCCCGCCCGCCGTGCGGGGTCACGGTGAGCCACGCCGCGGGCACCGCGACGGCGGCAACGCCGAGCAGCACGCCGGTCAGCACCGTGTTCGACTTGCGAGCCGCGGCGGCCACCTGTTCGCCGGTGAGGGTGACATCGGACGGCGGGCCGTCTTCGACGGGGGAGACCGTGTCCTCCGGCTGACCGGGAGCGCGGGCGAAGATGTCGCGGCCGGTGATGGATCCGAAGGTTTGCCGAGGGACGTTCGCCATGCGCAGTGCGATCGTGGGCGCGGTGGAGACGGCGACAAGAACCGCCACCAGCACGGCGATCCCGATCCGGGGGGCAGGCACCTCCCAGTACATCCGCACCAAGGCGATCACCGCCGCGCCGAAGCCCGCTGTCATGATCGCCGCGGCCGCCGTCCAGTACCGGCCGGTGAATCGCACGAGCAGCCAGACGCCCGCCAAAGCGGTTGCGGCGCTGAGGAAGGCGTGCGGAGCGCCCGGCGAACCGCCCGGCGGTATCGTCGCGGCGGCCAGCCCCGCGGTGACCAGCGCAGCCCATGCGGCGCCGTCGGTGATGACGCGTCCCGCTCCGACCCGGGCGCCCACCGCGACCGTGATGAGCAACCCGATGGTGGCGGCCGCGAACAGGATCGGTACCAGAAGTGCGCTTTCGTGAGCCCAGCGCAGCCGCCACAACAGGGCGCTCGCCACCCCGAGCGCGCCCCCGATGATCACCACCGCGACCGCCATCGCGGTTTTCGCCGTCACCCGGACGAAGTGATCGGATGCGTACTGCGCCAGCGCCGTCGACACGTTCTCCACCACCGGTCCGTACCGTTCGGCGGATCCGGCGGGCACGAGTGCCAGCACTTCGCCGTCGGCGATGTTGTGGCCGGCGAGCGAAACATCCGACGCCAAGGCGGTCATGCCCGCAGCACGCGCGAATTCGTATGCGGCAGGCGATAGTCCGGTAGCACCGCGACCGCGCAGCACCTTGTTGATGGCGATGACGGTCGGATCCACCAGCGTCGTGAGTGGTACGGCCGATGGCAGCACGAGATCGATTTGGTGGGAGTCGCCCGCAAGAATCGACACCCGGCACGACGGCGGCACCTCAACCGGGGTCGCGGTGCGACTGGCCGCGGCGGCGGCCGGTTCACGAACCGTTGTCACCGGCGGTCCCGCGGTCCGTCTGTCGTGGAGGCGAAGTGCTCGGCCAGTGCGGCGGTGATCTCGATGAACCGCCGCCTCGTCACGGGCGACATCTCCGCTTGCACGTCGATCACCCCGCCGGGCCGCAGATGCGAGTCGAACGGCACCTCGACGACGACCTGTCCGCGACTTGCGAACTGCTGCACCAGGATCGACCGGGTGCGTTTGTCGGCATGCCCGTCGGAGTCGTTGAGCACAACGACGGTGCGATGCAGCAGGCCGGTGTACCCGCGGTTGGCGAGCCACTCCATGGTCTGGCCTGCCGCCGACGCGCCGTCCACCCACGGCGAGGACACCACGATCAGCGCGTCGAGGTCACGCAGCACCTCCTGCGCGATGGCGGAGTCCATCGTCGATCCGCAGTCCACGATCGAGATCGTGAAGTGGCGGTCCAGTCGGCCCGTCGCTTCGCGGTAGATGGCGGGATCCAGCACGCGTCGCCTGGCCGTGCTCGCCTCGCCGGCGAGCACGAACAGACCTGCGGAGTTGTTGCCTACCCGGCTGCGAACGTCGGCGAAGGTGTCGAGGTGCTCGTCGGCGGCCAACTCCCAGTAAGACCCCGCGGCATTGGGGTCGATACGGCTGCCGAGCTTGCCGAAGGCGGTGTCGGCGTCGATGGCGACCACGCGGTCGTCCTGACGGAACTCGGCGAAGATGGAGCCCACACAGGCCGAGACGGTCGTCTTTCCGACCCCGCCCTTGCCGAACACGCCGATCTTGTAGTGGCCGCGCAGCAGTGAACGGATCTTGTTTTCAAGGTCGGCGAGCCGCTGCTCGTCAGGCGACGGCCCGAGGTTGACCAACCCGAATGTGCCGCGATAGATGAAGCGCCGCCAGCCTTTTCGGGGCGGCACCTTCTTGCTTGGCACCAGCTCACTGGTGCGGATGCTGTCGACGTAGGAGTAGCCGGTCGACGGCGGCGCGGCGGGCGCCACCGCCCAGTTCGTCGACGACGGGGCCGGCGCCGACGGCGAGCCCCAATCCTGGCCCGCCGGGCGCGGCGTGCGCTCACCTCGGGACAAGTCCTGCTGCCAGGCGGGGCGGGGGCCGGTGGGCGGCATCATCCTGGTGGATTCGGCTTCGGCCGCGTCCCGCGGCCTGGCCTCGGCGCCCCCGTCACCGCCGCGGGCGGGCGGCGGGGCCTGCCGGAAACCCCCGGGCGCGATGCGCTGCGGTCCGGCCGGTCCGCGACTGGTGTCCGCTGTCCAACGGGGCCGGGGATTGTCGGGGCCCGCAGGCCGACCCGGCTCCTCCGGGGGCCTGCGTACGGCGTCGTCGGGTACATGGCGGGCATCGGCGTCAGAGCCGCCGGCTCGCGGCACCTCGTCGACTCCGTTGCGGATCTGGCCGTCGTCTGGCACGGGCGGGCGCGGCTGCTCGACCGGCCGAGCGGGCGGCGTGTCGTCGGACGGGGGTGAAAGGTGTTCCCGCAGAAAGTCGTCGCGGTCGGTCACGGCGTCAATCCTGACTGCGTGTCCATGGTCTCCTCCGGTGCTTTTCGTGGTCTGCGAGCGGTCATCGATCTCACTGCGGTCCGTTCGCCGAGGTCAGCGGCGCCGCCTCCGCGGGCGCTGCCAAGGTGTCGTGCTGCGTCATCGCGTCGGCGCGACTGAGCGCTGGTCCGGGGGCGAACACCCGGATCAACGGCCACGGCGCCTGCCGCGCCTGCGACGGTGAAATACCAAGTGCCCGCAAGGTTTCGTCTTCCAGTGAGATCCCGTACCGCACGCCCTGGTCGCTGATCCACCACATGGATTCACGGCTGGTGGCGTCCGGCGCCGCACCGGTGGCCATCACGAGGTTGGTCGCCCCCGCAGACATATATACCTGGTCGGCTTCGATGCTTTCGGGCGACCGGTCATTCTTCACCAGCCTTATCAACCGGTTGTCTGACCCTATCGGGATCGGCAGCCCCTTACCGGACAGCACGACGGTTTCAGCGGTTCGATCCGTTGAGCCCTTCGACCACTTCAGGCATGTGACCGGGTTGGCGGCGGTGTCGACGAGATCCAGCCGGGTGGTGGGGTAGTAGTCGATCGGGAGACTGTCCACGACCGGCACGCTGGCCAGCTTGTCGGGTGCGACCACCACGGGCAACTCGTCGCCGAAGGAGTTGGCGGACCGCAGAAGCGAGGCAACGAACGGCGAGATCGGCTGGACACCGTTGCGCAGCAGGACGTAGAAGTTGTCGGCGTCTGTCTGCAGGTCGCGTACCGACAGCACCGACCCTACTACGGCCCGCCGCGCCATGTTGAACTGCGACGGGGCGCCTGCTGCAGGAATGACCGGGGAGTTCAGCGGTTCGGTGGCGGGCAGCGAGTCGAACAGCGGGGTGGAGATCTTCACCGGCGGCGGCGCGTCGGTGTCGACTCCAAGTGCCAAGGCCACCGCCTTGTTGGACAGGTCGATTTGCGACCGCTGCCCATTCCAGATGACATAGGTCTTGTCGTCGTGCTCGGCGAGCACCGCCTTCGACGCGTCGAGCGGCATGGCGCGTGACCCGATCGAGAGCGGACCGCCGATCGCCGTGACGATGGGGGCCGCGTTGGGATTGTCGGGCGCGCTGTCGCAGACCGTCCACTCCGAGCTGTCTGCCGTGCGCAACGGCATGGCCGGGGGCGCGCCCGCGATGCCGACCGACGGGCCCTGCGGGTACTTCGCCAGTTCGTTGGCCTTGACGAAGGTGGGGTTACTGGCCTGACCGGTGATGAGGCGCGCGCTGATCAGGTTCACCGCCGGATGCAAGCGCCCGTCGACGAGGACGAAGGTCGCGCCGGTATCGCGGTCCGCGAGCATCGCCGACTGCCCGACCTGTCCGGCCGGCTTGAACCAGGACAGGACGAACATCAACGCCACCGCGAGAATCGCGAAAATGAAGCCGAGAATCAGCGATGCGCGCTGCCGCTGCACGGGGTCGAACTCCATTCGCACACCGTGGTGCGACAGCGCCGCGGCGTTTCGCCGGTTCCAGAAAAAATGGGCCGACACCTGAAGTCCGCTGGCCAGGTTCAAAGCCATGACTCAATACCTTACTTGCGGGTCCGGTCCCGTCGAGCCGCAGATTCGGGGAGGGAACGTGGTCTTCATCGGTGCGTCGAATCGATTTGCTGCGTGCGTTATCGCGCCGCGGAAGCAGCCGGCGCCTTTGCCGAATTGAGTAGCTTGCCGATGTCTTGTCGCAGGCCCTCGACCGAGGTGGGCCAAATGCTCGTCCAGCGAGTCCCGTCGGGCCCGGCCGTGTGGCTGATGGTGATGCGTCCGAACTCGGAGTCGGCGATGGCGATGACGTTGTCGTGGAAGTGGTCCTGTATGCCGTGGTCGATCACCGACACCACGGCCATGGCTGATTCGTCGAGGTGACAGGCGGCCGACAGCACCGCGACCTGATCGGGTGACAAGCCGAGCCGGGCCAGAGCCGTCGCCAGTACCCGGCGACCCTTGGGGACGTTCTCCCTGAGCGTGGCTTCGAATGTCGCGCTCGGCACGTTGAAACCCGAGATCGCCGCTGCCTCCCCGCGAGAGAAGGCGTGCATCAAGGTGTCGCAGATCAAGTCGATCTGCTCGTCGCTACGCGCAGCCTCGCCCAGTGGGGCGAGCACGACCTCGTCTCCGCTGCGCGCGATCATGGCCAGCCAGCGGTCGCGCTGACAGATCGACATCACGCGCTCCTCGATGAACGCCGGGGGTTCCTCATCCTCGGGCACTGGGCCGTCGAGCGGTGCAGGCCGACGGATGACCACAAGGACTTCTCGCTGCGGCCTGCCGACGACGGCCATCCAGTCCCGAACCGCATCGTCGACGCGACCGTCGGCGTCGATGACTTCGGCGGCGACGTGCGATTGATACTCGGCGGTCTGAGACCAGGGCACATCGCCTAGCACCGTAGCGACGGCGCCATCGCCGTCCACCGACGGGATGAAGGGACGCAACCGCAACGCGGTGGGCATCTTCTCGACGCCGAGCAGCGCCTGAAGTATCCAGATTCCGTTCGGTGTCGTCGTCAGGTCTGCCATGCTGTCCCTCCGTCGGTGTCAGACGTATCAGGGGAGGCCAACACGTCGGTCGGCCTCCCCTGTCGCGCGGGTGCGGCGGTCTGGCTACGCGCCGAACGAGCCTGCGTTGGCGATGTCGGTGTTCACCATCTCATCGAGCACGTGCATGACGGTGGTGGAATGCCTGTTGCAGACCTCGACGCCTTCGTCGATGCCGCTGTTGATCAGCATCTGGGCGTGTTCGAACGATCCACCGCCTTGGCCTTCGAACTCCTCGCGGACCGCGACGAGGGCGTTCGTCGCCGAGGACCGGATGTTCTCGAGGTGGCTGGCGGCTCCGCCGATGCTCTGCGCGAGATCGGCGATCTCGCCCGGGCTGTATGCAAACATTTGATAGTCCTTTCGGATAGGTCGGTTCAGGTCAGTCGGGTCACATCGATTGCGAGACGCCTTGCATGGCGGCGCGTGCGGCCGCTTCCTGCTCTTCGTACCTGGTCGCCGCGGTTTGCAGGGCATGGATCAGCTCGCCCCACTGGGTGTTGAGCTTCATCTGGGCGTTGTGGATCTCCTCGGTGGTGACCACGTTGGCCAGCGACGCGTCGCCCTTCCACCCGCCGCCGGCGACATTGTGCGAGGCCTGCAGGTAGTTGGTGAGAGCGCCCTCGGCCTCGTTGCGCAGATTCTCGAGCTGGCTGGCTGCGGCGCGCAGTTTGTCGGCGCCGACGACAATGTTCTGTCCCACTAGATATTCCTCTTCTTCAGTTTGCTGACGGGATGTCTAGAGCCTATTCCGCTGGCGCGGAGGTCTTTGCACCAATTTTTCGGTCAATCCTCCCTTCCGGAGCGGGGACCAACCGTTAGCTGCATGGTCCTGCCCTCAGCGGAACCGTCCCTGCCGCGTTCGTCGCGTCCCATATGGCCCGCGGCACCTGCGGCA is a genomic window of Mycobacterium sp. ITM-2016-00318 containing:
- the mycP gene encoding type VII secretion-associated serine protease mycosin, translating into MHRLTRGARTSSATAAAVLLVGANLVMPAAAVAVEPPGVDPAALPPDDTPGPDQEMKQQNTCADPLTVATPDVTAAAPGNVMLDITKAWRYSTGAGVTVGMIDTGVTPNPRLPALFAGGDYVMGDENGGLFDCDSHGTVVASIIAAQPSDPAAKPPPMPANIGPPPPPPEVVASPFPTTPPPAPPKPSTVTVTAPPAPPAEPPPPPEEVAPAAGPGGAEVPPVPGPPPGSPDGVVGVAPDAALISVRQSSSAFGPARPQPGDNDEIRRKAGDIATLARAVVHLANLGVKVINISVTACINAAQPIDQAALGAAIRYAAVEKDIVIVAAAGNEGEGSACGQNPLFNPLRADDPRDWQDVSTIVTPAWYSDYVLTVGAVSPDGQPLPQSIAGPWVGVAAPGLDVMGLASVNGAPINALPGREPGRAVPLSGTSFATAYTSGVAALVRAKYPQLSSHQIIRRITETAHNPPRGFDNKVGYGVIDPVAALTFDVPPGDRLPTEHLTKLLNVPEPPPAPDLRPRHTALIGAAVVGALAVVVAAAAAVRRRRS
- the eccD gene encoding type VII secretion integral membrane protein EccD translates to MTTVREPAAAAASRTATPVEVPPSCRVSILAGDSHQIDLVLPSAVPLTTLVDPTVIAINKVLRGRGATGLSPAAYEFARAAGMTALASDVSLAGHNIADGEVLALVPAGSAERYGPVVENVSTALAQYASDHFVRVTAKTAMAVAVVIIGGALGVASALLWRLRWAHESALLVPILFAAATIGLLITVAVGARVGAGRVITDGAAWAALVTAGLAAATIPPGGSPGAPHAFLSAATALAGVWLLVRFTGRYWTAAAAIMTAGFGAAVIALVRMYWEVPAPRIGIAVLVAVLVAVSTAPTIALRMANVPRQTFGSITGRDIFARAPGQPEDTVSPVEDGPPSDVTLTGEQVAAAARKSNTVLTGVLLGVAAVAVPAAWLTVTPHGGREWAQLVVLGAVAAVLILRARAFRDRRHAIILVGVAVTGLIGAAAKYGLEAAADDTTMTLVAAGAALGIAALALVAATVVPPRIFSPPIRKVVEYTEYILLALVIPFAAWALGILQYIRYH
- a CDS encoding MinD/ParA family protein — translated: MTDRDDFLREHLSPPSDDTPPARPVEQPRPPVPDDGQIRNGVDEVPRAGGSDADARHVPDDAVRRPPEEPGRPAGPDNPRPRWTADTSRGPAGPQRIAPGGFRQAPPPARGGDGGAEARPRDAAEAESTRMMPPTGPRPAWQQDLSRGERTPRPAGQDWGSPSAPAPSSTNWAVAPAAPPSTGYSYVDSIRTSELVPSKKVPPRKGWRRFIYRGTFGLVNLGPSPDEQRLADLENKIRSLLRGHYKIGVFGKGGVGKTTVSACVGSIFAEFRQDDRVVAIDADTAFGKLGSRIDPNAAGSYWELAADEHLDTFADVRSRVGNNSAGLFVLAGEASTARRRVLDPAIYREATGRLDRHFTISIVDCGSTMDSAIAQEVLRDLDALIVVSSPWVDGASAAGQTMEWLANRGYTGLLHRTVVVLNDSDGHADKRTRSILVQQFASRGQVVVEVPFDSHLRPGGVIDVQAEMSPVTRRRFIEITAALAEHFASTTDGPRDRR
- the eccB gene encoding type VII secretion protein EccB — protein: MALNLASGLQVSAHFFWNRRNAAALSHHGVRMEFDPVQRQRASLILGFIFAILAVALMFVLSWFKPAGQVGQSAMLADRDTGATFVLVDGRLHPAVNLISARLITGQASNPTFVKANELAKYPQGPSVGIAGAPPAMPLRTADSSEWTVCDSAPDNPNAAPIVTAIGGPLSIGSRAMPLDASKAVLAEHDDKTYVIWNGQRSQIDLSNKAVALALGVDTDAPPPVKISTPLFDSLPATEPLNSPVIPAAGAPSQFNMARRAVVGSVLSVRDLQTDADNFYVLLRNGVQPISPFVASLLRSANSFGDELPVVVAPDKLASVPVVDSLPIDYYPTTRLDLVDTAANPVTCLKWSKGSTDRTAETVVLSGKGLPIPIGSDNRLIRLVKNDRSPESIEADQVYMSAGATNLVMATGAAPDATSRESMWWISDQGVRYGISLEDETLRALGISPSQARQAPWPLIRVFAPGPALSRADAMTQHDTLAAPAEAAPLTSANGPQ
- a CDS encoding ESX secretion-associated protein EspG, which encodes MADLTTTPNGIWILQALLGVEKMPTALRLRPFIPSVDGDGAVATVLGDVPWSQTAEYQSHVAAEVIDADGRVDDAVRDWMAVVGRPQREVLVVIRRPAPLDGPVPEDEEPPAFIEERVMSICQRDRWLAMIARSGDEVVLAPLGEAARSDEQIDLICDTLMHAFSRGEAAAISGFNVPSATFEATLRENVPKGRRVLATALARLGLSPDQVAVLSAACHLDESAMAVVSVIDHGIQDHFHDNVIAIADSEFGRITISHTAGPDGTRWTSIWPTSVEGLRQDIGKLLNSAKAPAASAAR
- a CDS encoding WXG100 family type VII secretion target, whose translation is MFAYSPGEIADLAQSIGGAASHLENIRSSATNALVAVREEFEGQGGGSFEHAQMLINSGIDEGVEVCNRHSTTVMHVLDEMVNTDIANAGSFGA
- a CDS encoding WXG100 family type VII secretion target, translating into MGQNIVVGADKLRAAASQLENLRNEAEGALTNYLQASHNVAGGGWKGDASLANVVTTEEIHNAQMKLNTQWGELIHALQTAATRYEEQEAAARAAMQGVSQSM